The following coding sequences lie in one Actinomyces capricornis genomic window:
- a CDS encoding glycoside hydrolase family 2 TIM barrel-domain containing protein, giving the protein MIVPRHYEDLAVLHENTLPPRAYYLPASTTIDPGPEARAASDRIQMLNGQWAFRYLPSIHDLTEPFWEPGAATEGFAPIPVPSTWQHLGYDHHQYTNVRYPIPLDPPFVPQDNPCGAYLRDFEHTPCPQAPRTHLVLEGVDSCFYAWLNGHYLGYSQVSHATSEFDITEHLVPGANRLAVLVLKWCDGTYLEDQDKFRTSGIFRDVYLLSRPEAMVFDYATTTTLGPGAEPSSAEVEVRAAFRGGAAPTRVELSHEGGVVARGALESFDGDPHYTHRVALAVEDPHLWSAEDPHLYTLTLTTPQEAITDRVGLRRIEVSDAVVRLNGRPLTLRGVNRHDSDPSTGPAVDLDHMRRDLALMKRHNINAVRSAHYPNDPRFYELCDEYGFYVMSEADNESHGTQARFLADPSWDNQVEHWNELIADNPEWTEATVDRVRLCVHREKNRPSVIAWSAGNECAYGCTLEGALAWVKSFDPTRLTHYEGAYYRDSKRRYDYSGIDLYGRMYPALEEIEDYLASDPDKPLVLVEYSHAMGNGPGDLEDYQELIMAHDRLCGGFVWEWCDHAVAGGGTGAGRVYLYGGDHDEDIHDGGFCLDGLVDPDRRPHPGLAELKNVQRPARLVGLDQERGEVTIRNELDMTDMTDYLRIDYELRRDGQVVDSGALEPGGPVPPHSQVTIPCPLAVPASGRCHLLLRYRLIADHPLLEPGHPLGFDEAPLANADPRHRVLARLDDVPAPRGRLRVRRQGPRIEIAGEWFSCALDTRTGLPEALRVGGIELLERPMEINLWRAPTDNDRHMRKEWERALYHLARARAYDIEVEQHEAEVIIRSDIAMVAPSIQPILRVAAVWVIRADGSIGVELRARRDQELPPLPRLGLRLFLPESMRRVSYYGLGPHESYADKRRAGYHGEFLSDIAEMAPDCIRPQEGGSRADCDYVTLSGPRTSLSAVGRSPFSFNASPYTQEELARRRRNTELTPSGSTVLCLDGAMAGIGSNSCGPALRKKYRIDDEELGMALELVPAVMDQHTHNEVSND; this is encoded by the coding sequence ATGATCGTCCCCCGGCACTATGAGGACCTGGCGGTCCTCCACGAGAACACCCTGCCCCCACGCGCCTACTACCTGCCCGCCTCCACCACGATCGACCCGGGGCCCGAGGCCCGGGCCGCCTCCGACCGCATCCAGATGCTCAACGGCCAGTGGGCCTTCCGCTACCTGCCGAGCATCCACGACCTGACCGAGCCCTTCTGGGAGCCCGGCGCCGCCACCGAGGGCTTCGCCCCCATCCCCGTGCCCAGCACCTGGCAGCATCTCGGCTACGACCACCACCAGTACACCAACGTCCGCTATCCCATCCCCCTCGATCCCCCCTTCGTCCCCCAGGACAACCCCTGCGGGGCCTACCTCCGGGACTTCGAGCACACCCCCTGCCCCCAGGCCCCCCGCACCCACCTGGTCCTGGAGGGCGTCGACTCCTGCTTCTACGCCTGGCTCAACGGCCACTACCTCGGCTACAGCCAGGTCTCCCACGCCACCAGCGAGTTCGACATCACCGAGCACCTGGTCCCCGGGGCCAACCGCCTGGCGGTCCTGGTCCTCAAGTGGTGCGACGGCACCTACCTGGAGGATCAGGACAAGTTCCGCACCAGTGGCATCTTCCGTGACGTCTACCTCCTGTCCCGCCCCGAGGCGATGGTCTTCGACTACGCCACCACGACCACCCTGGGGCCGGGGGCTGAGCCGAGCAGCGCCGAGGTCGAGGTGCGCGCGGCCTTCCGCGGCGGGGCGGCTCCCACGCGGGTGGAGCTGTCCCACGAGGGCGGGGTCGTGGCCCGGGGCGCCCTGGAGTCCTTCGACGGCGATCCCCACTACACCCACCGGGTGGCCCTGGCCGTCGAGGATCCTCACCTGTGGAGCGCTGAGGATCCCCACCTCTACACCCTGACCCTGACCACCCCGCAGGAGGCCATCACCGACCGGGTGGGACTGCGCCGGATCGAGGTCAGTGACGCCGTCGTGCGCCTCAACGGCCGACCCCTGACCCTGCGCGGCGTCAACCGGCACGACTCCGACCCCAGCACCGGGCCCGCGGTGGACCTGGACCACATGCGGCGCGACCTGGCGCTCATGAAGCGGCACAACATCAACGCCGTGCGCAGCGCCCACTACCCCAACGACCCCCGCTTCTACGAGCTGTGCGACGAGTACGGCTTCTACGTCATGTCCGAGGCCGACAATGAGAGCCACGGGACCCAGGCCCGCTTCCTGGCCGACCCCTCCTGGGACAACCAGGTGGAGCACTGGAACGAGCTCATCGCCGACAATCCCGAGTGGACCGAGGCGACCGTGGACCGGGTGCGCCTGTGCGTCCACCGGGAGAAGAACAGGCCCAGCGTCATCGCCTGGTCGGCGGGCAACGAGTGCGCCTACGGGTGCACCCTGGAGGGGGCCCTGGCCTGGGTCAAGTCCTTCGATCCCACGCGCCTGACCCACTACGAGGGCGCCTACTACCGCGACTCCAAGCGCCGCTACGACTACTCCGGCATCGACCTCTACGGCCGCATGTACCCCGCCCTGGAGGAGATCGAGGACTACCTGGCATCGGATCCGGATAAGCCCCTGGTGCTCGTGGAGTACAGCCACGCCATGGGCAACGGGCCCGGCGACCTGGAGGACTACCAGGAGCTCATCATGGCCCACGACCGGCTCTGCGGGGGCTTCGTGTGGGAGTGGTGCGACCACGCCGTGGCCGGGGGCGGGACCGGGGCGGGCCGCGTCTACCTCTACGGCGGGGACCACGATGAGGACATCCATGACGGCGGCTTCTGCCTCGATGGGCTGGTCGATCCCGACAGGCGCCCCCACCCCGGCCTGGCCGAGCTCAAGAACGTCCAGCGCCCCGCCCGCCTCGTGGGCCTGGACCAGGAGCGCGGGGAGGTGACCATCCGCAACGAGCTCGACATGACCGATATGACCGACTACCTGCGCATCGACTACGAGCTGCGCCGCGATGGCCAAGTGGTCGACAGCGGCGCCCTGGAGCCCGGGGGGCCCGTGCCCCCGCATTCCCAGGTCACGATCCCCTGCCCGCTGGCCGTGCCCGCCTCGGGCCGCTGCCATCTGCTGCTGCGCTACCGGCTCATCGCCGACCATCCCCTGCTGGAGCCCGGCCACCCCCTGGGCTTCGATGAGGCTCCCCTGGCCAATGCGGACCCGCGCCACCGGGTCTTGGCCCGCCTCGATGACGTCCCCGCCCCGCGGGGCCGGCTGCGGGTGCGCCGTCAGGGCCCCAGGATCGAGATCGCCGGCGAGTGGTTCTCATGCGCCCTCGACACCCGCACCGGGCTGCCCGAGGCGCTGCGGGTCGGCGGGATTGAGCTGCTGGAGCGCCCCATGGAGATCAACCTCTGGCGGGCCCCCACCGACAACGACCGGCACATGAGGAAGGAGTGGGAGCGCGCCCTCTACCACCTGGCCCGGGCCCGCGCCTATGACATCGAGGTCGAGCAGCATGAGGCCGAGGTGATCATCCGCAGCGACATCGCCATGGTGGCGCCCTCGATCCAGCCGATCCTGCGCGTGGCGGCGGTGTGGGTCATCAGGGCTGACGGCTCGATCGGCGTCGAACTGCGGGCGCGCCGGGACCAGGAGCTGCCGCCCCTGCCGCGCCTGGGACTGCGCCTGTTCCTGCCCGAGTCCATGAGGCGGGTCTCCTACTACGGGCTGGGCCCCCACGAGAGCTATGCCGACAAGCGCCGTGCCGGCTACCACGGGGAGTTCCTCTCCGATATCGCCGAGATGGCGCCGGACTGCATCCGCCCCCAGGAGGGCGGCAGCCGGGCCGACTGCGACTACGTGACCCTCAGCGGCCCACGGACCTCGCTGAGCGCTGTGGGCCGCTCGCCCTTCTCCTTCAACGCCTCGCCCTACACCCAGGAGGAACTGGCCCGGCGCAGGCGGAATACCGAGCTCACCCCGTCGGGCAGCACCGTGCTGTGCCTCGACGGGGCGATGGCGGGCATCGGCTCGAACAGCTGCGGGCCCGCGCTGCGAAAGAAATACCGGATCGACGACGAGGAACTGGGCATGGCCCTGGAGCTGGTGCCCGCCGTCATGGACCAGCACACGCACAACGAGGTGAGCAATGACTGA